Proteins encoded by one window of Arabidopsis thaliana chromosome 2, partial sequence:
- a CDS encoding zinc finger FYVE domain protein, translating into MDKETEILSRLAANHLHLAQFEPLKATLLALRVRNPDLALTILQTIVSNAGRFDNVLWSRSCPSPSLLSFLSTIELLRFENPTSPWGFDSETLSLRADFLLMVQVLIDRVTERIKEDEESEDENSGLGNCLRVLQGVLELGVERLKFVVDTSSSEGSNKIEEDAVVSLRSIVLDYSDVFDALCCNIQRQLAGCESYGTCLVEEVQGEEQRKEMNEATCIGSPELDNINVFALIQRNVQLAQLDAMKTKLDEGDERGAADRIRYLHLDYGVEKENYHAVLKALLSRVMEKKDEYGDSWHMVRQNLLFMYKEALSSNCGDLVQMIQGIQDDMLLPHSQLHLSLDNEQIPLPLECFRRYLVDLKTERNIEDKSSPMSRAINSCLRDMYHYARISGSHVLECVMCAALSSVKKEKLQEANDVLTLFPRLRPLVASMGWDLLPGKTATRRKLMRLLWTSDSQALRLEESSLYGNQTDELELASFAACVNSGKSWTPKASFLMHGNVSSAHDDAEVDPFVENLVLERLSAQSPLRVLFDVVPGIKFQDAISLISMQPIASTAEAWKRIEDIELMHMRYALEAIVLALGAMEEAMKDETDASHRVVFYHLKDLTNHLEAIKNVPRKIMMVNIVISLLHIDDIRLSSTQSASSACFSEKSNTPGLDPGDLGTEGEKEIVISFTKQLLDVLRRNLPSHPIEQECQLDGNYSTDGRQALEWRVSMAKRFIEDCEWRLSVMQHLLPLSERQWGLKEVLSILRAAPEKLLNLCMQRAKYDIGEEAVNRFALSAEDKATLELAEWVDNAFKGTLVEDVMSRTAEGAAAVQDLDFHSLGSQLSPLAMILLCIDAAASSAKSPTISKQLLDKSQVMLSEIYPGGAPKVGFTYWDQVHEVAIISVLRRILKRLQEFLEQDDPQILQASFSGDTIISSCTESHRQGQKDRALAMLHQMIEDAHRGKRQFLSGKLHNLARALADEKPEVDVLKGDGSDMAVEKDGVLGLGLKYTKQSPGSANRAVDGNPVSHETEDKGKKSFGPLSNKTSTYLSQFILYTAAIGDIVDGTDTTHDFNFFSLVYEWPKDLLTRLVFDRSSTDAAAKVAEVMSADFVHEVISACVPPVYPPRSGHGWACIPVIPTTPCSHSEGKVLSPSIEAKPNCYVRSSATPGVPLYPLQLDVIRHLVKISPVRAVLACVFGGSILYNGSDSIISSSLNDEFPSSPDADRLFYEFSLDQSERYPTLNRWIQMQTNLHRVSEFVVTPKQKPDDTRIKPDERTGIKRLLEHDSDSESDTEETFSKNNIQPALTDGSARDGGSFENGVCRTDPTVFLSFDWENEVPYEKAVNRLIDEGKLMDALALSDRFLRNGASDWLLQLLIKSREENPSTSGRSQGYGGQSNSWQYCLRLKDKQLAATLALKYMHTWELEAALNVLTMCSCHLLESDPISLEVLHRRQALQKYSHILSADDRHNSWQEVEAECKEDPEGLALRLAGKGAVSAALEVAESAGLSIDLRRELQGRQLVKLLTTDPLNGGGPAEASRFLSSLQDSADALPVVMGAMQLLPDLRSKQLLVHFFLKRRDSNLSDLEVARLNSWALGLKVLAALPLPWQQRCSSLHEHPNLIFEALLMRKQLQYASLILKEFPALRDNNVIMAYAAKAISVTIIPPPREPRITVSASRLRQKSRAGPAVKASFTSSLSNFQREARRAFSWAPRNAENRTTSKDVYRKRKNSGLGASERAAWEAMTGIQEDQGSSYSADGQDRLPSVSIAEEWMLTGDKTKDEGVRASHKYESTPDIILFKALLSLCSDELVSARSAMDLCISQMKNVLSSKQLSEGASVETIGRAYHATEAFVQGLSYAKSLLRKLLGTTESTNNNGERSRDVDDISSDAGSSSVGSQSTDEPSDVLSLTEIWLGRAELLQSLLGSGISTSLDDIADQLSSECLRDRLISDERYSMAVYMCKKCKIDVFPVWKAWGLALLRMERYAQARVKFKQAFQLKGEDIPDVIQEIINTIEGGPPVDVSIVRSMYDHLAKSAPTILDDSLSADSYLNVLHMPSTFPRSERSRRSLESEKNSSVPGSDFEDGPRSNLDTTRYSECTNYLQEHARQNLLGFMFRHGHFKDACMLFFPQSGLPPPLQTSSVGAVSTSSSPQRTDPLATEYGTIESLCEFCVGYGAISSLEEVITERLESAKNQDQAINQYIAGALTRICAFFEINRHFNYLYKFLVLKKDYVTSGYCCIQLFMNSTTQEDAVRHLEHAKAHFEEALTARHRGSDSKKLVTKGVRGKSAAEKLSEETLVKLSSRVKMQIDVVKSFSDSEGAPWKHSLFGNPNDSETSRRRCEIVETLVEKNFDLAYSVIYEFKLSAVDIYAGVATSLADRKKGSQLTELFKNIKGTIQDDDWDQVLGAAINIYANKHKERPDRLIDMLTSSHRKVLACVVCGRLKSAFQIASKSGSVADVQYVAHQALHANSHTVLDMCKQWLAKYM; encoded by the exons ATGGATAAAGAGACGGAGATTCTCTCCCGTCTCGCGGCGAACCACCTTCATCTGGCTCAATTCGAGCCATTGAAGGCTACGTTACTCGCTCTCAGGGTTCGTAACCCTGACCTCGCACTCACCATTCTCCAAACCATCGTCTCCAACGCTGGAAGATTCGATAATGTCCTCTGGTCACGCTCTTGTCCTTCCCCGTCTCTTCTCTCGTTCCTCTCCACGATTGAGCTTCTGAGATTCGAAAATCCTACTTCTCCTTGGGGATTTGATTCAGAAACTCTAAGTTTGCGTGCCGATTTCTTGTTGATGGTTCAGGTTTTGATCGATAGAGTTACAGAGAGGATTAAGGAAGATGAGGAGAGTGAGGATGAAAATTCTGGATTAGGGAATTGTTTAAGGGTGTTGCAAGGTGTTTTGGAGTTAGGTGTTGAGAGGTTGAAGTTTGTTGTTGATACTAGTAGTAGTGAAGGAAGTAATAAGATTGAGGAAGATGCAGTTGTGTCTTTGAGGAGTATAGTATTGGATTACTCTGATGTTTTCGATGCTTTATGTTGTAATATTCAGAGGCAACTTGCGGGTTGCGAGAGTTACGGTACATGTTTGGTTGAGGAAGTTCAGggagaagaacagagaaaggagATGAATGAGGCCACATGTATTGGTTCTCCGGAGCTGGATAACATCAATGTGTTTGCTTTGATACAGAGGAATGTTCAGTTAGCACAGTTGGATGCTATGAAAACAAAGTTGGATGAAGGTGATGAGCGCGGGGCAGCTGATCGCATTCGTTATCTTCACCTTGATTATGGagtagagaaagagaactATCA TGCTGTTCTAAAAGCTCTCCTTTCAAGAGTTATGGAGAAAAAGGATGAATATGGTGATTCCTGGCACATGGTGCGCCAGAACTTGCTGTTTATGTATAAAGAAGCTCTCTCATCGAATTGTGGAGATCTTGTTCAGATGATCCAG GGTATTCAAGATGATATGCTCCTCCCACATAGCCAACTACATTTATCTCTCGACAATGAACAAATTCCACTCCCTCTTGAATGTTTCCGGCGATATCTTGTAGACTTGAAAACTGAGAGAAATATAGAGGACAAAAGTTCTCCTATGAGCAGGGCAATTAATTCTTGTCTCAGAGATATGTATCATTATGCTCGTATTTCTGGATCACATGTTCTTGAGTGTGTGATGTGTGCTGCTTTGTCTTCtgtaaagaaagagaagcttcAGGAGGCTAATGAT GTTCTTACTTTGTTTCCCCGACTTCGCCCTTTAGTAGCCTCCATGGGTTGGGATCTATTGCCGGGCAAAACTGCAACCCGTAGAAAATTGATGCGGCTACTTTGGACTAGTGACTCGCAAGCACTTCGGCTAGAAGAATCTTCTCTTTATGGAAACCAGACAGATgaa CTGGAACTTGCATCTTTCGCTGCTTGTGTCAATTCTGGTAAATCATGGACTCCAAAGGCATCTTTCTTGATGCATGGTAATGTGTCATCCGCGCATGATGATGCGGAGGTGGATCCTTTTGTTGAAAATCTTGTATTGGAAAGGCTTTCAGCGCAAAGTCCACTTCGG GTATTGTTTGACGTTGTTCCGGGCATAAAATTCCAAGATGCTATTTCACTGATTAGTATGCAACCTATTGCTTCAACTGCAGAAGCCTGGAAGAG GATAGAAGATATTGAACTGATGCATATGCGTTATGCTCTGGAGGCAATCGTTTTAGCACTAGGTGCAATGGAAGAGGCTATGAAGGATGAGACAGATGCTAGTCATCGAGTAGTATTTTACCATTTAAAAGACCTCACTAACCATTTGGAGGCCATTAAAAATGTTCCACGCAAG ATAATGATGGTGAACATAGTTATTTCACTCTTACATATTGATGATATCCGTCTCAGTTCTACGCAAAGTGCCTCCTCGGCATGTTTTTCTGAAAAAAGTAACACACCTGGTTTGGATCCTGGCGATCTTGGTACAGAAGGGGAAAAGGAAATTGTTATTTCTTTCACAAAACAGCTACTCGATGTTTTACGCCGCAATCTTCCATCACATCCAATTGAACAAGAGTGTCAGCTGGATGGTAATTACAGTACTGATGGAAGACAGGCTTTAGAATGGAGAGTATCCATGGCTAAGCGTTTCATTGAAGATTGTGAATGGCGATTATCTGTTATGCAGCATCTTCTGCCACTTTCTGAACGCCAGTGGGGTTTAAAGGAGGTTTTGAGTATTCTAAGGGCAGCCCCTGAAAAACTGCTTAATCT CTGTATGCAAAGAGCTAAGTATGACATTGGAGAAGAGGCAGTTAATCGGTTTGCGTTATCAGCAGAGGACAAAGCTACTCTTGAATTAGCTGAATGGGTTGATAATGCGTTCAAAGGAACACTG GTAGAAGATGTAATGTCTCGTACTGCTGAAGGAGCAGCTGCCGTGCAAGATTTAGATTTTCATTCTTTAGGTTCTCAATTGAGTCCATTGGCTATG ATTCTACTGTGCATAGATGCGGCTGCTTCTTCTGCCAAGTCTCCAACAATTTCCAAACAACTTTTGGATAAG TCTCAAGTTATGTTATCGGAAATTTACCCTGGAGGAGCTCCGAAGGTGGGGTTTACTTACTGGGATCAGGTCCACGAAGTTGCAATAATTTCTGTATTGCGAAGGATCTTAAAGCGTCTGCAGGAATTCCTTGAACAG GATGACCCTCAAATTCTTCAAGCCAGTTTTAGTGGAGATACCATAATTTCATCTTGCACGGAATCTCATAGACAGGGACAAAAAGATCGTGCTCTTGCAATGCTACATCAAATGATTGAGGATGCTCATAGGGGCAAGCGTCAGTTCCTGAGTg gTAAGCTTCATAACTTAGCGAGAGCACTCGCTGATGAAAAACCAGAAGTTGACGTACTCAAAGGGGACGGATCAGACATGGCCGTTGAGAAGGATGGAGTTCTTGGTCTTGGGCTAAAATATACAAAGCAAAGTCCTGGTTCAGCAAATAGAGCCGTGGATGGAAATCCTGTTTCACATGAAACAGAAGACAAGGGAAAGAAGTCATTTGGCCCATTAAGCAACAAAACCTCTACTTATCTATCTCAGTTTATCCTCTATACTGCTGCTATTGGTGATATAGTAGATGGAACTGACACAACCCAtgatttcaactttttctctcttgtttatgAATGGCCTAAAGAC CTATTGACGCGTCTGGTTTTTGATCGAAGTAGCACAGATGCAGCTGCAAAAGTTGCTGAGGTTATGTCTGCTGATTTTGTTCATGAAGTGATATCAGCATGTGTTCCCCCAGTTTATCCCCCACGTTCTGGTCATGGGTGGGCTTGTATTCCCGTCATTCCAACCACTCCATGTTCCCACTCAGAGGGTAAAGTGCTCTCTCCTTCAATAGAGGCTAAACCCAACTGTTATGTCCGTTCCTCAGCAACACCTGGTGTCCCTCTGTATCCTCTTCAGTTGGATGTTATCAGGCATTTGGTAAAAATTTCACCAGTACGAGCAGTTTTAGCTTGCGTCTTTGGTGGGAGCATATTGTACAATGGCAGTGATTCTATCATATCTAGCTCCTTGAACGATGAGTTTCCAAGTTCTCCTGATGCAGACAGAttgttttatgaattttctCTTGATCAGTCTGAGAG GTATCCCACTTTAAACCGATGGATACAGATGCAGACTAATCTGCATCGAGTTTCGGAATTTGTTGTGACACCGAAGCAAAAACCTGATGACACACGGATTAAGCCTGATGAAAGAACTGGGATCAAGAGACTTCTTGAACATGATAGTGACTCAGAGTCAGATACAGAAgaaacattttctaaaaataacaTTCAACCAGCATTGACAGACGGCAGTGCTCGTGATGGTGGATCCTTTGAAAATGGAGTTTGTAGAACTGATCCTACcgttttcctttcttttgattgGGAGAATGAAGTACCGTATGAGAAAGCTGTAAATAG ACTAATTGATGAAGGAAAACTAATGGATGCTTTAGCACTTTCGGACCGCTTCTTGCGGAATGGGGCTTCTGATTGGTTACTTCAGCTCCTAATCAaaagtagagaagaaaatcCTTCAACATCAGGACGATCTCAGGGATATGGAGGCCAGAGCAACAGTTGGCAGTATTGCCTGCGGCTAAAGGACAAACAGCTGGCAGCAACACTGGCTCTTAA GTATATGCATACGTGGGAGCTTGAGGCAGCTTTAAATGTTCTTACAATGTGTAGTTGTCATCTCTTAGAAAGCGATCCAATTAGTCTTGAG GTGTTGCATAGGAGACAAGCTCTGCAGAAGTACAGCCACATACTTTCGGCAGATGATCGCCATAATAGCTGGCAAGAG GTAGAAGCCGAATGTAAAGAAGACCCTGAAGGCTTGGCTCTAAGATTGGCTGGGAAAGGAGCTGTTTCCGCTGCGCTAGAAGTGGCTGAAAGTGCAGGATTATCAATAGATCTTAGAAGAGAATTACAAGGACGGCAGCTTGTAAAGCTTCTAACCACTGATCCACTCAATGGTGGTGGTCCGGCGGAAGCATCTCGGTTTTTATCTTCACTTCAAGACTCGGCTGATGCTCTACCAGTGGTTATGGGTGCAATGCAATTATTACCTGACCTTCGGTCGAAACAGCTCCTG GTCCATTTCTTTCTCAAGCGAAGAGATAGCAATCTGTCGGATTTGGAAGTCGCCCGGCTTAATTCTTGGGCTTTAGGTCTGAAAGTGTTAGCTGCATTACCACTTCCTTGGCAACAGAGATGCTCTTCGCTTCATGAGCATCccaatttaatatttgaagCTCTGCTAATGAGAAAACAATTACAATACGCCTCACTG ATACTCAAAGAGTTCCCAGCATTAAGAGATAACAATGTTATCATGGCCTATGCAGCAAAAGCTATTTCTGTGACAATTATCCCACCACCAAGAGAACCTCGAATAACTGTGTCTGCGTCAAGGTTAAGACAGAAATCAAGAGCAGGGCCAGCAGTAAAAGCATCCTTCACTAGTAGCTTAAGCAATTTTCAGAGAGAGGCTCGAAGGGCATTCTCATGGGCTCCACGTAATGCTGAAAACCGGACGACGTCAAAGGATGTTTATCGCAAAAGAAAGAATTCCGGACTGGGGGCTTCTGAGAGAGCTGCATGGGAGGCGATGACAGGTATTCAAGAGGACCAGGGATCATCTTATTCGGCAGATGGGCAAGATAGGCTACCTTCTGTTTCTATTGCTGAAGAATGGATGCTAACTGGCGACAAAACCAAAGATGAAGGTGTTCGTGCATCTCACAAGTATGAAAGCACCCCCGATATTATTCTCTTTAAG GCTCTACTATCACTTTGTTCAGATGAGCTAGTATCAGCAAGAAGTGCCATGGACCTATGCATCAGTCAAATGAAAAACGTATTGAGCTCCAAACAGTTGTCAGAGGGTGCGTCTGTTGAAACAATTGGCCGAGCATATCATGCAACGGAGGCATTTGTGCAG GGTTTGTCGTATGCAAAATCATTGCTGAGAAAGCTTCTAGGTACCACTGAATCGACCAATAACAATGGTGAAAGAAGTAGAGATGTTGATGATATATCTTCTGATGCTGGCAGCTCCAGTGTTGGCAGTCAGTCAACGGATGAACCATCGGATGTTCTCTCACTTACAGAAATCTGGTTGGGGCGCGCAGAGTTGCTGCAGAGCCTCTTAGGGTCTGGAATTTCTACTTCTCTTGATGACATTGCTGATCAATTGTCATCCGAATGTCTACGAGACAGATTAATATCTGATGAACGATATAGTATGGCGGTGTATATGTGCAAGAAATGCAAG ATTGATGTTTTCCCCGTGTGGAAAGCATGGGGTCTTGCTTTGTTACGGATGGAGCGCTATGCTCAAGCTCGAGTCAAATTCAA gCAAGCCTTTCAATTAAAGGGGGAAGACATTCCTGATGTCATTCAGGAGATAATAAATACAATAGAAGGAGGTCCGCCTGTGGATGTGTCAATTGTACGTTCCAT GTATGACCATTTGGCGAAAAGCGCACCTACAATTTTGGACGATTCTTTATCAGCAGACTCATACCTAAATGTTCTGCATATGCCATCCACTTTCCCTCGTTCAGAGAGGTCGCGGAGATCTCTGGAATCGGAAAAGAATAGTTCTGTACCTGGTTCAGACTTTGAAGATGGGCCCCGAAGCAACTTGGATACTACACGCTATTCTGAGTGCACCAACTACTTGCAGGAA CATGCTCGCCAAAACCTGCTTGGGTTTATGTTCCGCCATGGTCACTTTAAAGATGCATGCATGTTATTCTTTCCGCAAAGTGGTCTTCCCCCTCCTTTGCAAACTTCATCTGTGGGCGCAGTAAGCACATCTTCATCACCTCAACGAACTGATCCCTTGGCAACTGAATATGGGACCATTGAAAGTTTGTGCGAGTTCTGTGTTGGTTATGGAGCTATCTCATCCCTTGAGGAAGTAATTACAGAAAGACTTGAATCCGCAAAGAATCAAGATCAAGCCATAAATCAGTACATAGCTGGAGCTCTTACTCGTATCTGTGCTTTCTTTGAGATCAACCGGCATTTCAATTACCTATACAAGTTTCTG GTACTCAAGAAGGATTATGTCACCTCTGGGTATTGTTGTATTCAGCTTTTTATGAATTCTACAACTCAGGAGGATGCTGTAAGGCATCTTGAGCATGCAAAG GCACACTTTGAAGAAGCATTGACAGCGCGTCATAGAGGTTCAGACTCAAAAAAACTTGTTACAAAGGGTGTTAGAGGAAAAAGTGCCGCAGAGAAGCTGAGTGAAGAAACTCTTGTTAAGTTGTCCTCACGGGTGAAAATGCAG ATTGATGTGGTGAAGTCCTTCAGTGACTCTGAAGGAGCACCATGGAAGCATTCCTTGTTTGGAAATCCAAATGATTCAGAGACATCCAG GAGAAGATGTGAAATAGTGGAGACTCTTGTTGAGAAAAATTTCGACTTAGCTTATTCTGTTATATATGAATTCAAGCTCTCAG CTGTTGATATATATGCTGGTGTTGCTACGTCACTAGCTGATAGGAAGAAAGGCAGTCAGTTGACAgaacttttcaaaaacattaagGGAACAATCCAGGATGATGACTGGGATCAG GTCCTGGGTGCTGCCATCAATATATATGCCAACAAGCACAAAGAGCGCCCTGACCGTCTCATCGACATGTTAACAAGCAGCCATCG AAAGGTGCTGGCTTGTGTGGTATGTGGCCGCCTGAAAAGCGCATTCCAGATTGCATCTAAAAGCGGAAGCGTGGCTGATGTTCAATATGTAGCTCATCAAGCCTTACATGCCAATTCGCACACAGTACTCGATATGTGCAAGCAATGGCTAGCTAAATACATGTAA